A window from Macaca thibetana thibetana isolate TM-01 chromosome 7, ASM2454274v1, whole genome shotgun sequence encodes these proteins:
- the LOC126958366 gene encoding peptidyl-prolyl cis-trans isomerase NIMA-interacting 4-like translates to MLPKGKSGSGKAGKGGAASGSDSADKKAQDPKGGGNEVKVRHILCEKHGKTMEAGVKLKSGMRVNEVASQYSEDKARQGGNLGWMTRGSMVGSFQEIAFALPVSGMDKPVFTDPPVKTRFGYHIIMVEGRK, encoded by the coding sequence ATGCTGCCCAAAGGAAAAAGTGGTTCTGGAAAAGCAGGGAAAGGGGGAGCAGCCTCTGGGAGTGACAGTGCTGACAAGAAGGCTCAAGATCCCAAAGGTGGTGGCAATGAAGTAAAGGTCAGACACATTCTATGtgaaaaacatggcaaaaccatggaAGCCGGGGTAAAGTTAAAGTCTGGGATGAGAGTCAATGAAGTGGCCTCACAGTATAGTGAAGATAAAGCCAGGCAAGGGGGCAACTTGGGTTGGATGACCAGAGGGTCCATGGTGGGATCATTTCAAGAAATAGCATTTGCCTTGCCTGTAAGTGGGATGGATAAGCCTGTGTTTACAGACCCACCGGTTAAGACAAGATTTGGATATCATATTATTATggttgaaggaagaaaataa